Proteins from a single region of Symphalangus syndactylus isolate Jambi chromosome 12, NHGRI_mSymSyn1-v2.1_pri, whole genome shotgun sequence:
- the MEX3A gene encoding RNA-binding protein MEX3A produces the protein MPSLVVSGIMERNGGFGELGCFGGSAKDRGLLEDERALQLALDQLCLLGLGEPPAPTAGEDGGGGGGGAPAQPAAPPQPAPPPPPAAPPAAPTAAPAAQTPQPPTAPKGASDAKLCALYKEAELRLKGSSNTTECVPVPTSEHVAEIVGRQGCKIKALRAKTNTYIKTPVRGEEPVFMVTGRREDVATARREIISAAEHFSMIRASRNKSGAAFGVAPALPGQVTIRVRVPYRVVGLVVGPKGATIKRIQQQTNTYIITPSRDRDPVFEITGAPGNVERAREEIETHIAVRTGKILEYNNENDFLAGSPDAALDSRYSDAWRVHPPGCKPLSTFRQNSLGCIGECGVDSGFEAPRLGEQGGDFGYGGYLFPGYGVGKQDVYYGVAETSPPLWAGQENATPTSVLFSASSSSSSSAKARAGPPGAHRSPATSAGPELAGLPRRPPGEPLQGFSKLGGGGLRSPGGGRDCMVCFESEVTAALVPCGHNLFCMECAVRICERTDPECPVCHITATQAIRIFS, from the exons ATGCCTAGTCTagtggtatctggaataatggaaagaaatgggggCTTTGGAGAACTAGGATGTTTCGGGGGAAGCGCTAAGGACCGAGGGCTGTTGGAAGACGAGCGCGCCCTTCAGCTGGCTCTCGatcaactctgcctcctgggtttggggGAGCCCCCCGCCCCCACGGCGGGCGAGGACGGGGGAGGTGGGGGGGGCGGCGCCCCCGCGCAGCCGGCCGCCCCCCCGCAGccggccccgccgccgccgcccgcggcGCCCCCGGCCGCCCCGACGGCGGCCCCCGCGGCGCAGACGCCCCAGCCCCCCACCGCCCCCAAAGGGGCGAGCGACGCCAAGCTCTGCGCTCTCTACAAAGAGGCCGAGCTGCGCCTGAAGGGCAGCAGCAACACCACGGAGTGTGTTCCCGTGCCCACCTCCGAGCACGTGGCCGAGATCGTGGGCAGGCAAG GCTGCAAGATTAAGGCCTTGAGGGCCAAGACCAACACCTACATCAAGACACCGGTGAGGGGCGAGGAGCCAGTGTTCATGGTGACAGGGCGACGGGAGGACGTGGCCACAGCCCGGCGGGAAATCATCTCAGCAGCAGAGCATTTCTCCATGATCCGTGCCTCCCGCAACAAGTCAGGCGCCGCCTTTGGTGTGGCTCCTGCTCTGCCCGGCCAGGTGACCATCCGTGTGCGGGTGCCCTACCGCGTGGTGGGGCTGGTGGTGGGCCCCAAAGGGGCAACCATCAAACGCATACAGCAGCAAACCAACACATACATTATCACACCAAGCCGTGACCGCGACCCCGTGTTCGAGATCACGGGTGCCCCAGGCAACGTGGAGCGTGCGCGCGAGGAGATCGAGACACACATCGCGGTGCGCACTGGCAAGATCCTCGAGTACAACAATGAAAACGACTTCCTGGCGGGGAGCCCCGACGCAGCACTCGATAGCCGCTACTCCGACGCCTGGCGGGTGCACCCGCCCGGCTGCAAGCCCCTCTCCACCTTCAGGCAGAACAGCCTGGGCTGCATCGGCGAGTGCGGAGTGGACTCTGGCTTTGAGGCCCCACGGCTGGGTGAGCAGGGCGGGGACTTTGGCTACGGCGGGTACCTCTTTCCGGGCTATGGCGTGGGCAAGCAGGATGTGTACTACGGCGTGGCCGAGACTAGCCCCCCGCTGTGGGCGGGCCAGGAGAACGCCACTCCCACCTCCGTGCTCTTCtcggcctcctcctcctcctcttcttccgcCAAGGCCCGCGCTGGGCCTCCGGGCGCACACCGCTCTCCTGCCACTTCCGCGGGACCCGAGCTGGCCGGACTCCCGAGGCGCCCTCCGGGAGAGCCGCTCCAGGGCTTCTCTAAACTTGGTGGGGGCGGCCTGCGGAGCCCCGGCGGCGGGCGGGATTGCATGGTCTGCTTTGAGAGCGAAGTGACTGCCGCCCTTGTGCCCTGCGGACACAACCTGTTCTGCATGGAGTGTGCAGTACGCATCTGCGAGAGGACGGACCCAGAGTGTCCCGTCTGCCACATCACAGCCACGCAAGCCATCCGAATATTCTCCTAA